The Panicum virgatum strain AP13 chromosome 5K, P.virgatum_v5, whole genome shotgun sequence genome has a window encoding:
- the LOC120708049 gene encoding transcription repressor OFP1-like, with the protein MRWGLRSSKQQQREALPPVEQERRQEGQGKKSKAIFSSFSPLAWLSKLTAKNGAAAVARPGHATPVAKTGAAQAATALPSCFHVPTSPSPASASRSSPADSPSSAAEAARDIVPRRDHTGATAAEIAPRRRSVGNDDTGSEAAAARQLYRRRHYSVGGDRDLPPLGHLASLSRPASPKAVPTPAPVRTLLPVLPPLPSDTDEEKRPRSRRRRHRRVVSGRRSFSSSARAPGARLAPALRVRSPRPRSAAAAVSELERFAVVRRTRDPQREFRASMVEMIASKRMVGRPEELETLLACYLSLNADEHHDCIVKVFRQVWFELNNATSRAAAAAPPPRT; encoded by the coding sequence ATGAGGTGGGGGCTTAGAAGCAGTAAGCAACAGCAGCGGGAAGCTCTGCCACCAGTAGAACAAGAGCGACGGCAGGAGGGCCAGGGGAAGAAGAGCAAGGCGATCTTCTCGTCCTTCTCGCCCTTGGCGTGGCTGTCGAAGCTGACGGCCAAGAACGGCGCCGCGGCCGTTGCTAGGCCCGGGCACGCGACGCCCGTGGCGAAGACCGGCGCCGCTCAGGCCGCCACCGCGCTCCCGTCGTGCTTCCACGTGCCCACGAGCCCCAGCCCCGCCTCGGCGTCGCGGAGCAGCCCGGCTGATTCGCCATCGTCCGCTGCCGAGGCAGCTCGTGACATCGTCCCGCGCCGCGACCACAccggggccacggcggcggagatcgccccgcgtCGCCGCTCGGTGGGCAACGACGACACCGGGTCCGAGGCCGCAGCCGCGCGGCAGCTGTACCGCCGGCGCCACTACTCTgtcggcggcgaccgcgaccTCCCGCCGCTCGGCCACCTCGCCTCACTCTCCCGCCCCGCCTCCCCGAAGGCGGTGcccacgccggcgccggtgcggaCGCTGCTGCcggtgctgccgccgctgccgtcggaCACGGACGAGGAGAagcggccgcggagccgccggcgccggcaccgccgcGTGGTGAGCGGGCGGAGGTCGTTCTCCTCCTCCGCGAGGGCCCCCGGGGCGCGCCTGGCGCCGGCGCTGCGTGTGCGCTCCCCTCGGCCGAgaagcgccgcggcggcggtgtcggAGCTGGAGCGGTTCGCGGTGGTGCGGCGGACGCGGGACCCGCAGCGCGAGTTCCGGGCGTCGATGGTGGAGATGATCGCGAGCAAGCGCATGGTGGGGCGCCCCGAGGAGCTGGAGACGCTGCTGGCGTGCTACTTGTCGCTGAACGCCGACGAGCACCACGACTGCATCGTCAAGGTCTTCCGCCAGGTCTGGTTCGAGCTCAACAACGCCACCTCccgtgcggccgccgccgccccgccgccgcgcacctga